A window from Sphingobacterium hotanense encodes these proteins:
- a CDS encoding epoxyqueuosine reductase QueH, with product MIELNAMDNKEFVREKLELPNEGKKLLLHSCCAPCSGEVMEALVASDIEFTIYFYNPNIHPRKEYDLRKEENIRFAEKHNIPFIDADYDVDHWFELAKGMENEPERGIRCTMCFDMRFEKTAEYAAAHGFDVISSSLGISRWKTMSQINDCGVRAASRYPDMEYWTFNWRKKGGSARMLEISKRERFYMQEYCGCAYSLRDTNKWRMANNRDKIELGKNYYE from the coding sequence ATGATTGAATTGAATGCAATGGATAATAAAGAATTTGTAAGGGAGAAGTTGGAATTGCCCAACGAAGGGAAGAAACTATTGCTACATTCCTGCTGTGCACCATGTTCGGGGGAAGTGATGGAAGCGCTGGTTGCTTCGGACATCGAATTTACGATCTATTTTTACAACCCCAACATCCATCCACGCAAGGAATATGATTTACGCAAGGAAGAGAACATTCGATTTGCGGAAAAGCATAATATTCCCTTTATCGACGCGGACTATGATGTAGACCATTGGTTTGAACTTGCTAAAGGTATGGAAAACGAGCCGGAGCGCGGTATTCGTTGCACGATGTGCTTTGATATGCGCTTTGAGAAGACTGCGGAGTATGCCGCGGCGCATGGCTTCGATGTTATTTCCAGTTCCTTAGGTATTTCGCGTTGGAAAACGATGAGCCAGATTAATGATTGTGGGGTTCGTGCAGCGTCGCGTTATCCTGACATGGAATACTGGACCTTTAATTGGCGTAAAAAGGGAGGCTCGGCGCGTATGCTAGAAATCAGCAAGCGCGAACGCTTCTATATGCAGGAATACTGCGGTTGTGCCTACTCGCTTCGCGACACGAATAAGTGGCGTATGGCGAATAATCGCGATAAAATAGAATTAGGAAAAAACTATTACGAATAG
- a CDS encoding ABC transporter ATP-binding protein produces the protein MIRLENIFKWYNLGSTKSFVLKDINLEIEEGDFISIMGPSGSGKSTLLNVIGMLDEPNEGKYFFMDEDVLAMKAKKRNQLFQSHIGYVFQSYHLIDELTVYENIETPLIYKNMSSSERKAIVSDMLDRFNIVGKKDLFPAQLSGGQQQIVGIARALAGSPKLLLADEPTGNLNSKQGEEIMELFKQLNNDGVTIIQVTHSEKNAEYGKRIIDLLDGQIVKR, from the coding sequence ATGATTCGTCTAGAAAACATATTCAAATGGTATAACCTAGGAAGTACAAAATCTTTTGTACTCAAAGACATCAATTTAGAGATCGAAGAGGGCGATTTTATCTCCATTATGGGACCTTCAGGATCTGGAAAATCGACACTATTAAATGTCATCGGCATGCTCGACGAGCCTAATGAAGGAAAGTACTTCTTTATGGACGAAGATGTTTTGGCAATGAAAGCCAAGAAGCGTAATCAGCTATTTCAATCACATATTGGCTATGTCTTTCAATCGTACCATCTAATCGATGAATTAACAGTTTATGAGAATATTGAAACCCCACTTATATATAAAAACATGTCCTCTTCGGAACGTAAAGCCATCGTCAGCGACATGCTGGATCGCTTCAACATCGTTGGCAAGAAAGACCTGTTTCCAGCACAGCTATCCGGTGGTCAGCAACAGATTGTAGGTATTGCACGTGCATTAGCTGGCTCACCCAAATTGCTCCTAGCAGATGAGCCTACGGGAAATCTAAACTCCAAACAAGGCGAAGAAATTATGGAATTGTTCAAGCAGTTGAATAATGATGGCGTGACGATTATCCAAGTTACACACTCAGAGAAAAACGCCGAATATGGTAAAAGGATAATCGACTTACTCGACGGTCAGATCGTAAAGCGTTAA
- a CDS encoding YceD family protein: protein MKYLKKYRIPFSGLSTGKHSFDFEVDEKFFACYEHSLIKEGDLKVVVELQKQENMLIANFDIKGSMKLTCDVCLSQFDAPIHIQERALIKFSEEDWQDDTEEVVMLSKNDYELDIAPLLYEYINVAVPPYTKCSEQGENISCDPEMLNMIQNEQDEESSIADDENIDPRWEALKNIKNN, encoded by the coding sequence GTGAAGTATCTAAAAAAATATAGAATACCATTTTCAGGTCTTTCGACAGGTAAACACAGTTTTGACTTTGAAGTAGATGAGAAGTTCTTTGCTTGTTACGAACATTCCTTGATAAAGGAAGGAGACCTAAAAGTTGTAGTTGAACTACAGAAACAGGAGAATATGCTGATTGCCAATTTTGATATCAAAGGCAGCATGAAGCTTACTTGTGACGTTTGTTTATCTCAATTTGACGCTCCGATTCATATTCAAGAGCGCGCTCTGATTAAGTTTTCGGAAGAAGATTGGCAAGACGATACCGAAGAGGTCGTTATGTTATCTAAAAACGATTACGAACTAGACATTGCTCCGTTGCTATATGAATATATCAATGTTGCTGTTCCGCCATACACTAAATGTAGTGAGCAGGGCGAAAACATCAGCTGCGATCCGGAGATGTTGAATATGATTCAAAACGAGCAAGACGAAGAATCATCAATAGCGGACGATGAGAACATCGATCCACGTTGGGAAGCATTAAAAAATATTAAGAATAACTAA
- a CDS encoding beta-ketoacyl-ACP synthase III, translating into MSKIHAAITAVNGYVPDYILTNKELETMVDTNDEWIVSRTGISERRILKDPNKATSDLAVPAVKGLLEKRGISAEDIELIIFCTSTPDMLFPATANILADKIGAKNAWGYDLQAACSGFLFGLTTGAQFIESGKHKKVLVVGGDKMSSVVNYTDRNTCILFGDGCGCVLLEPDTEGNGLQDSILRTDGSGGQYLNIKGGGSLHPASHETVDAGLHYAYQEGRTVFKFAVTNMADVAAEIMDRNNLTANDVAWLVPHQANKRIIDATAERAGLPEEKVMVNIQKYGNTTSATIPMCLWEWESKLKKGDNLILAAFGGGFTWGSVYLKWAY; encoded by the coding sequence ATGTCGAAAATTCATGCGGCGATAACCGCTGTAAATGGTTATGTTCCGGATTATATCCTTACCAACAAAGAGTTGGAAACCATGGTTGATACCAACGACGAGTGGATTGTAAGCCGCACAGGTATCAGCGAGAGAAGAATTCTAAAAGATCCGAATAAAGCGACTTCTGATTTAGCCGTTCCTGCAGTAAAGGGTCTTCTAGAAAAAAGAGGAATCTCTGCAGAGGATATCGAATTGATTATTTTCTGTACCAGTACACCAGATATGTTGTTTCCAGCTACTGCGAATATCCTCGCAGATAAGATTGGAGCAAAAAATGCGTGGGGATATGACCTACAAGCAGCATGTTCGGGTTTCTTATTTGGATTAACTACCGGTGCTCAGTTCATCGAGTCGGGCAAACACAAAAAAGTATTAGTTGTTGGTGGTGATAAGATGTCATCGGTTGTCAACTATACCGATAGAAATACCTGTATCTTATTTGGCGATGGATGTGGATGTGTGTTATTAGAGCCGGATACAGAAGGAAATGGACTTCAGGATTCTATCCTGCGTACTGATGGTTCGGGAGGACAATACCTGAATATTAAAGGAGGCGGTTCATTACACCCTGCGAGCCACGAAACGGTGGATGCAGGATTGCACTATGCTTACCAAGAGGGACGCACAGTATTTAAGTTTGCCGTTACAAATATGGCTGATGTTGCTGCTGAAATTATGGATCGTAACAACCTAACTGCGAACGATGTAGCTTGGTTAGTTCCACATCAGGCAAACAAGCGTATTATTGATGCGACAGCAGAGCGCGCTGGACTGCCAGAAGAAAAAGTAATGGTGAATATCCAGAAATACGGAAATACAACAAGCGCAACGATTCCTATGTGTTTATGGGAATGGGAGAGCAAGTTGAAAAAAGGCGATAATTTAATCCTAGCGGCCTTTGGCGGTGGATTTACTTGGGGTTCCGTTTATTTAAAATGGGCATACTAA
- a CDS encoding transglutaminase-like domain-containing protein, whose translation MVNEKEIKALISLLDDPDKGIFQEIEHKLITCGPEVIPLLESSWESSFDPLSQSRIENIIHKIQFDQVKNDLQLWKLNNQEDLLEGLLIINRYQYPNLNEDQVYYQLAELRRNAWYHLMYDMSPLEQVKLLNNIIFREFGLSGNTSSYHDPQNSFIHKVLETKKGNPISLACIYALVAQKLDIPIYGVNLPKHFVLAFMDSQDNDKVAFYINVFNRGQIMREEDIFAFLRQLNLPLSEEYTLPCDNLAIVKRVLRNLVAAYEHIDNAEKRMDIELLLGLLED comes from the coding sequence ATTGTGAATGAGAAGGAAATAAAGGCACTTATATCCTTATTGGATGACCCGGATAAAGGAATCTTTCAGGAAATTGAACATAAACTCATTACCTGTGGACCGGAAGTAATTCCTTTATTGGAAAGCTCATGGGAATCCTCATTCGACCCACTCTCGCAAAGCCGAATCGAAAATATCATCCATAAAATACAATTCGATCAGGTTAAGAACGATTTACAACTCTGGAAATTAAACAATCAGGAAGATCTTCTTGAAGGTCTATTGATTATCAACCGCTACCAATATCCCAATCTCAACGAAGATCAGGTGTACTACCAGCTGGCAGAATTACGACGCAATGCCTGGTACCACTTGATGTACGACATGAGCCCATTGGAACAGGTCAAACTCCTAAATAATATCATCTTCCGCGAATTCGGACTGTCAGGAAATACCTCTAGTTACCATGACCCTCAGAATTCTTTTATCCACAAGGTGCTCGAAACTAAAAAAGGCAATCCAATTAGCCTTGCTTGTATCTATGCCCTTGTTGCTCAGAAATTAGATATACCAATTTATGGAGTAAACTTACCGAAGCATTTTGTCCTCGCCTTTATGGATAGCCAAGACAATGATAAGGTAGCTTTTTACATCAATGTATTCAATCGCGGGCAAATCATGCGCGAAGAAGATATATTTGCCTTCCTAAGACAGCTAAATCTTCCCCTTTCTGAAGAATACACCCTACCCTGCGACAACTTAGCCATCGTCAAGCGTGTGCTACGGAACCTCGTCGCTGCATACGAACATATCGATAACGCTGAAAAACGCATGGACATCGAGCTATTGCTGGGTTTACTTGAAGATTAG
- a CDS encoding M28 family peptidase, whose amino-acid sequence MRKYLVLSFLLPAMFSCSMAQNPTQSKYAELLTVESAKAHLTTLTSKEYAGRGTGQEGGQKAAEYIANTFKELGLKPAVNGSYFQPVALEKSSYAVEQFKINTHEFTNGKDFFVQGSNDLASFDANEIVFVGYGIQSEKYNDLKGLDIAGKIVMFISDGEPTDNNGNSLITGTKNQSDWATSRFKKAQELMKLQPKLIIATGKQTSDMIARFGGRLTGGRFMLRSEEKKSQSTGSTAAPVVNITLETANQVLATKKTTVEKALAKINTSKKPNSFVVKADVKAKMGVKAEEFNDPNVLGVIEGTDKKDEIVIISGHYDHDGILPDGTFFPGADDNGSGTVGVLELAKAFAAAKKDGHGPRRTILFMGFAAEEKGLLGSSYYSEHPIFPLANTVTCLNMDMIGRIDDKHLAGNHNYIHAIGSDMLSSELKAINEEANKTYTQMELDYMYDDPKDPMRIYYRSDQYNLAKHGIPVIFFFSGLHPDYHTPNDTVDRIDFNMMTKREKLVFHTAWEIANRDNRLVVDKKPEAL is encoded by the coding sequence ATGAGGAAATATTTAGTACTGTCATTCTTGCTACCAGCAATGTTCAGTTGCTCGATGGCACAGAATCCTACACAAAGTAAATATGCTGAGCTATTAACTGTAGAATCGGCAAAAGCCCATTTGACGACGCTGACGTCTAAAGAATATGCAGGACGTGGCACCGGACAAGAGGGTGGTCAGAAAGCAGCAGAATATATTGCTAACACCTTCAAAGAACTTGGTTTAAAGCCTGCAGTGAATGGTTCATATTTTCAACCTGTCGCTTTAGAAAAGTCTTCGTATGCTGTTGAGCAATTCAAGATCAATACGCACGAATTCACCAATGGAAAAGATTTCTTCGTTCAAGGGTCGAATGATCTAGCGAGCTTTGATGCTAATGAGATTGTATTTGTAGGCTATGGTATTCAATCGGAGAAGTACAATGATTTAAAAGGTCTTGACATTGCTGGAAAGATAGTGATGTTCATAAGCGATGGAGAGCCAACGGATAATAATGGAAACTCGCTCATAACTGGTACTAAAAACCAATCGGACTGGGCTACAAGCCGCTTTAAGAAAGCACAAGAATTGATGAAGTTGCAGCCGAAGCTTATTATTGCTACCGGCAAACAGACTTCTGATATGATTGCTCGCTTTGGAGGTCGCTTAACAGGTGGTCGCTTCATGTTGCGCTCTGAGGAAAAGAAGAGTCAATCTACAGGCAGCACAGCAGCTCCAGTAGTGAATATCACATTAGAGACAGCGAACCAGGTCTTAGCAACAAAGAAAACTACGGTTGAGAAGGCGCTTGCAAAGATCAACACTTCTAAGAAACCGAACTCTTTCGTTGTCAAAGCTGATGTTAAAGCGAAGATGGGCGTAAAGGCAGAAGAGTTCAATGATCCAAACGTATTGGGCGTAATTGAGGGAACAGATAAGAAGGATGAGATTGTAATTATCTCTGGCCACTACGATCACGATGGTATTCTACCTGACGGAACGTTCTTCCCTGGTGCTGATGATAACGGTTCAGGTACTGTAGGTGTATTAGAGTTAGCGAAAGCTTTCGCTGCGGCTAAAAAAGATGGACATGGACCTAGAAGAACGATTCTTTTCATGGGCTTTGCGGCTGAAGAAAAAGGCTTGTTAGGTTCTAGCTACTATTCAGAGCACCCTATATTCCCATTAGCAAATACCGTTACTTGTTTGAATATGGATATGATCGGTCGTATCGATGACAAGCACCTAGCAGGAAATCACAATTATATCCATGCCATTGGTTCGGATATGTTGAGCAGCGAGCTGAAAGCGATCAACGAGGAAGCTAATAAGACTTATACGCAAATGGAATTGGATTACATGTATGATGATCCTAAGGATCCAATGCGTATTTACTACCGCTCAGATCAATATAACTTAGCAAAGCACGGTATTCCTGTAATCTTCTTCTTCTCGGGCTTGCACCCAGATTATCATACACCAAACGATACAGTTGATCGTATCGATTTCAATATGATGACCAAACGTGAGAAACTAGTATTCCACACAGCATGGGAAATCGCAAACCGTGATAACAGACTAGTAGTTGATAAAAAGCCAGAGGCTTTATAA
- the accB gene encoding acetyl-CoA carboxylase biotin carboxyl carrier protein yields the protein MSMDIKQIQDLIKFVSKSGVNEVSIEEKDFKITIKTNQEPTYVTASVPAVAPVAAPVAAAPAAAPAAAAPVAAAPVADDESKYITVKSPIIGTFYRSPGPDKGSFVNVGDEIAPGKVLCIVEAMKLFNEIESEVSGKIVKILVNDAQPVEYDQPLFLVDPS from the coding sequence ATGAGTATGGATATTAAACAAATTCAAGATTTAATCAAATTTGTTTCGAAATCGGGTGTTAATGAAGTTTCTATCGAAGAGAAAGATTTCAAGATCACTATTAAAACAAATCAAGAACCAACTTACGTTACAGCTTCAGTTCCTGCAGTAGCGCCAGTTGCGGCTCCAGTAGCGGCAGCACCTGCAGCGGCTCCGGCAGCGGCAGCGCCAGTTGCAGCAGCACCAGTAGCTGATGATGAATCGAAGTATATCACGGTTAAGTCTCCTATCATCGGTACTTTCTACCGTTCTCCAGGTCCGGATAAAGGGTCATTTGTGAATGTTGGTGATGAAATCGCTCCTGGTAAAGTATTGTGTATTGTAGAAGCGATGAAACTTTTCAATGAGATTGAGTCGGAGGTTTCTGGTAAAATCGTGAAAATCTTAGTTAATGATGCACAACCTGTGGAATACGATCAACCATTATTCTTGGTAGATCCTAGCTAA
- the accC gene encoding acetyl-CoA carboxylase biotin carboxylase subunit, whose amino-acid sequence MFKKILIANRGEIALRIIRTCKEMGIQSVAVYSTADRDSLHVRFADEAVCIGPPASKDSYLNIPNIIAAAELTNADAIHPGYGFLSENAKFSAICAEYGIKFIGATAEQIEKMGDKASAKETMKQAGVPTVPGSDGLVPDVKTGLKLANDMGYPIILKATAGGGGRGMRIVWKDEEFEPAWDSARQEAGAAFGNDGIYLEKYVEDPRHIEIQVIGDQYGTVCHLSERDCSIQRRHQKLVEEAPSPFITPELRAKMGEAAIKGAMAVKYEGAGTIEFLVDKHRNFYFMEMNTRIQVEHPVTEEVINFDLIKEQIKVAAGIPISGKSYEPTMHAIECRINAEDPFNNFRPSPGKITNFHSPGGHGVRVDTHVYSGYTIPPNYDSMIAKLICVAQTREEALNTMERALSEFVIEGVKTTIPLHLRLMRDPNFRAGNFTTKFMETFDLTQYPDEEVV is encoded by the coding sequence ATGTTTAAAAAAATATTAATTGCCAATAGGGGCGAGATCGCATTAAGAATTATCCGAACGTGTAAAGAGATGGGTATTCAAAGTGTTGCGGTATATTCTACCGCAGACCGCGATAGTCTGCATGTACGTTTTGCAGATGAAGCAGTTTGTATCGGTCCGCCAGCAAGTAAAGATTCCTATTTAAATATTCCTAATATCATTGCAGCTGCAGAATTAACAAATGCAGATGCTATTCACCCAGGCTACGGTTTCCTTTCGGAAAACGCGAAGTTCTCTGCTATCTGTGCGGAATACGGTATCAAATTTATTGGTGCTACTGCGGAGCAGATCGAAAAAATGGGTGATAAGGCTTCGGCAAAAGAAACGATGAAGCAAGCAGGTGTTCCAACGGTTCCGGGTTCGGATGGTTTGGTGCCTGATGTGAAAACGGGACTTAAGCTTGCCAACGACATGGGCTATCCTATCATTTTGAAAGCTACTGCCGGTGGTGGTGGTCGTGGTATGCGCATCGTATGGAAAGATGAAGAGTTTGAACCAGCATGGGATTCAGCTCGTCAAGAAGCTGGTGCCGCATTCGGAAACGACGGTATCTATTTGGAGAAATATGTGGAAGACCCACGTCATATCGAGATCCAGGTGATCGGAGATCAATATGGAACAGTATGTCACCTTTCGGAGCGTGACTGTTCTATCCAACGTCGTCACCAAAAATTGGTAGAGGAAGCTCCATCTCCATTTATTACGCCAGAGTTGCGTGCTAAAATGGGCGAAGCAGCTATCAAAGGTGCAATGGCAGTGAAGTATGAGGGAGCGGGTACTATCGAGTTTTTGGTAGACAAGCACCGTAATTTCTACTTTATGGAAATGAATACGCGTATTCAAGTAGAGCACCCGGTAACTGAAGAAGTAATCAACTTCGATCTAATTAAAGAACAAATTAAGGTAGCAGCAGGTATTCCTATTTCAGGAAAGAGCTATGAGCCAACCATGCATGCTATCGAGTGTCGTATCAATGCGGAAGATCCTTTTAATAATTTCCGTCCGTCGCCAGGGAAGATTACGAACTTCCACTCTCCAGGAGGTCATGGCGTTCGTGTAGATACGCACGTATATTCTGGATATACCATTCCACCGAACTACGATTCGATGATTGCGAAATTAATTTGTGTGGCACAGACTCGCGAAGAGGCGCTTAACACAATGGAACGCGCATTGAGCGAATTTGTAATCGAGGGTGTGAAAACAACAATTCCACTTCACCTACGTCTAATGCGTGATCCTAACTTTAGAGCTGGTAATTTTACCACTAAATTTATGGAGACTTTCGACCTGACGCAGTATCCTGATGAGGAAGTTGTATAA
- a CDS encoding ATP-binding cassette domain-containing protein has translation MLSIKSLSYSYKKRKRVLEEISTTLKPGHIYGLLGLNGEGKTTLLKLMVGLLLPKEGNVFFGTLKSADRSAAYYNEVFYLSDSSKLPDMNIEAFGKIYGAFYTRYDHQEYINNLKSFNIPIENGLRELSLGQHRKVHLAFALACNTSVLLMDEPSNGLDIPSKGIFRKLLAKSMSTDKIFVIATHQIRDVDNLFDHLLILNEGKLLIDANLFDLSKEYSITRTPEPEDEIVYSQQEFDGAVHLVKTTAPNEAKLDIEFLFNAFTKSNQTVEL, from the coding sequence ATGTTGAGCATCAAATCACTATCTTATTCCTACAAAAAGAGGAAGCGGGTGCTAGAGGAAATCAGCACAACGCTAAAACCCGGTCATATCTACGGACTTTTAGGTTTGAACGGCGAAGGCAAAACAACTTTGTTAAAATTGATGGTCGGTTTATTACTGCCAAAAGAGGGGAATGTGTTTTTCGGAACATTGAAGAGCGCTGATCGTTCTGCGGCATATTATAACGAGGTGTTCTACTTATCTGACAGCAGCAAGCTACCTGATATGAATATTGAAGCTTTCGGAAAGATATATGGAGCTTTCTATACCAGATATGACCATCAGGAATATATCAACAACCTGAAGTCATTCAATATTCCTATCGAAAATGGTTTACGAGAACTGTCTTTAGGCCAACATCGCAAAGTGCATCTCGCCTTTGCATTAGCCTGCAACACGTCAGTATTGCTTATGGACGAACCAAGCAATGGCCTTGATATTCCTTCTAAGGGAATCTTCAGAAAATTGTTGGCCAAGTCAATGTCGACTGATAAGATCTTTGTGATCGCTACCCACCAAATTCGAGACGTCGATAATCTGTTCGACCATCTGCTGATCTTAAACGAAGGCAAGCTACTTATCGATGCGAACCTATTTGACTTATCAAAAGAATATAGCATCACAAGAACCCCGGAACCGGAAGATGAAATTGTCTATAGCCAACAGGAATTTGATGGAGCAGTCCATCTTGTTAAAACGACGGCGCCAAACGAGGCAAAACTCGATATTGAATTCCTGTTTAATGCTTTTACTAAATCAAACCAAACTGTAGAACTATGA
- the tatC gene encoding twin-arginine translocase subunit TatC yields MSKNLKLIEAIKNKGKNIESEMSFFDHLEVLRWHIIRAVIAVTIFAILSFTFYDFVFNEIIMGPKNLNFWTYRMMCKVGDALNLAGFCVEKIPFNIINTELAGQFMLQINSCLLMAVALGFPYLLFEVWLFIKPALTDIERKSARGFVFYATILFIIGALFGYYIVVPLSVNFLANVSLSEEITNQITIDSYLSTIATLTLGCGIIFLLPILIFILSKIGIMTPEFMRASRRYAIVIILVIAAIITPTADVITLLTVSAPMFILYELSIMVSANVKRAREQAEKEFYNS; encoded by the coding sequence ATGTCCAAGAATCTAAAATTAATCGAAGCTATAAAGAACAAAGGCAAGAATATTGAATCGGAGATGTCTTTCTTTGATCATCTTGAGGTACTTCGTTGGCATATTATCCGTGCGGTAATCGCGGTTACTATTTTTGCTATTTTATCTTTCACCTTTTATGATTTTGTCTTCAACGAAATCATCATGGGGCCAAAGAATCTGAATTTCTGGACGTATCGTATGATGTGTAAAGTAGGGGATGCGCTTAACTTAGCCGGTTTCTGCGTGGAAAAAATTCCCTTCAATATCATTAACACCGAGTTAGCCGGGCAGTTTATGCTTCAGATCAACTCCTGTTTACTAATGGCGGTAGCCTTGGGCTTCCCTTATTTATTGTTTGAGGTTTGGCTTTTTATCAAACCCGCATTGACGGATATTGAGCGTAAATCGGCGCGTGGTTTCGTATTCTATGCGACGATACTTTTTATTATCGGAGCTTTATTTGGATACTATATCGTAGTTCCTTTATCGGTAAACTTCTTAGCAAACGTATCCTTAAGTGAGGAAATCACGAATCAAATTACGATTGACTCCTATCTATCTACTATCGCGACTTTAACTTTGGGCTGTGGGATTATCTTCCTTCTTCCCATCTTAATATTTATTTTATCGAAGATTGGTATCATGACTCCAGAGTTCATGCGTGCTAGTCGTCGTTACGCTATTGTGATTATCTTAGTTATTGCTGCAATCATTACTCCAACGGCAGATGTCATTACCCTATTGACGGTTTCTGCGCCTATGTTCATTTTATATGAATTGAGTATTATGGTTTCGGCGAATGTAAAACGAGCGAGAGAACAAGCGGAAAAAGAATTCTATAACAGTTAA
- the plsX gene encoding phosphate acyltransferase PlsX, whose protein sequence is MKIGLDVLGGDYAPDSNIKGAIEAQQLLDESQRIVLFGDEEATKKAIEAAGSDPSKFDYVHAPENISMHEHPTKAITQKPDSSIAKGFELLKNGEIDSFSSAGNTGAMLVGAMFSVKTIPGVLRPAIATNVPKLKEGFGILLDVGANADCKPEMLNQFALLGSLYAEHVYGIPSPKVGLLNIGEEEEKGNNLTVATYPLLKANNKINFIGNAEGRDLFTDHADVVVCDGYTGNVVLKLAESFYVVTLKKGMKDPFFDRFNYEQYGGSPILGVNAPVIIGHGISTPEAIKNMVLLSRDMIASQFIEKIRSAFN, encoded by the coding sequence ATGAAGATTGGATTAGACGTATTGGGGGGAGATTATGCACCGGACTCAAATATCAAAGGTGCTATCGAAGCTCAACAATTGCTAGACGAATCTCAACGCATAGTGTTATTTGGCGACGAAGAAGCCACCAAAAAAGCTATTGAAGCGGCGGGATCCGACCCCTCAAAATTTGATTATGTTCATGCTCCTGAAAATATCAGCATGCACGAACATCCAACCAAAGCTATCACACAAAAACCCGATTCATCCATTGCAAAAGGTTTTGAATTATTAAAAAACGGTGAGATAGACTCTTTCTCTTCAGCTGGAAATACCGGAGCCATGTTAGTTGGCGCTATGTTCAGTGTCAAGACCATCCCGGGAGTGCTACGCCCCGCAATTGCTACCAATGTTCCTAAATTAAAAGAAGGATTCGGAATCCTGCTTGATGTTGGTGCAAACGCAGACTGTAAGCCTGAAATGTTGAATCAATTTGCATTGCTTGGTAGTTTATATGCCGAGCATGTATATGGCATCCCAAGCCCGAAAGTTGGTTTACTAAACATTGGCGAAGAAGAGGAAAAAGGAAATAACCTAACTGTTGCAACTTACCCATTATTAAAAGCAAACAATAAGATCAATTTTATTGGAAACGCAGAAGGCCGTGACTTGTTCACTGATCATGCGGACGTTGTCGTTTGTGATGGTTATACCGGGAATGTGGTTCTAAAACTTGCTGAGTCGTTTTATGTGGTTACCTTGAAAAAAGGGATGAAAGATCCTTTTTTCGACCGCTTTAACTACGAGCAATATGGAGGAAGCCCTATTCTAGGTGTAAATGCTCCAGTTATTATTGGCCATGGTATATCAACTCCTGAGGCTATTAAAAATATGGTTTTATTGTCAAGAGATATGATTGCTTCTCAATTTATCGAGAAGATCAGATCAGCTTTTAATTAA
- the rpiB gene encoding ribose 5-phosphate isomerase B, with protein sequence MSKKIAIGGDHAGFEYKAAIIEFLQELGYTVQDFGTYSTDSVDYPDFAHPVASSVEDQSNDMGILICGSANGVAITANKHQGIRAAICWLEEISALARQHNNANVVCVPARFIDLDLAKRIVKTFLTTDFEGGRHENRVNKIACS encoded by the coding sequence ATGTCAAAAAAAATTGCAATTGGTGGAGATCATGCTGGTTTTGAATATAAAGCAGCGATCATTGAATTTTTACAGGAATTAGGTTATACCGTTCAAGACTTCGGTACCTATTCTACAGATTCAGTTGATTACCCTGATTTTGCTCACCCTGTGGCGAGCAGCGTTGAAGATCAGTCGAATGATATGGGTATCCTGATTTGCGGTTCGGCGAATGGCGTTGCTATCACAGCAAACAAACACCAAGGAATTCGTGCAGCAATCTGTTGGTTGGAGGAAATCTCTGCATTAGCACGTCAGCATAACAATGCAAACGTTGTTTGTGTTCCAGCACGTTTCATTGATTTAGATCTTGCGAAGCGCATCGTAAAAACGTTTTTAACTACCGACTTTGAAGGCGGTCGTCATGAGAACCGAGTGAACAAAATCGCTTGTTCCTAA
- the rpmF gene encoding 50S ribosomal protein L32, with the protein MAHPKRKTSKSRRDKRRTHYKAELPSLTVCKETGAVHTPHRAYTVDGNLYYNGKLIIENTATV; encoded by the coding sequence ATGGCACATCCAAAACGTAAAACTTCTAAATCTAGAAGAGACAAAAGAAGAACACACTATAAAGCTGAGTTACCTAGCTTAACAGTTTGTAAAGAAACTGGCGCGGTTCATACACCACACCGTGCTTACACAGTAGACGGTAATTTATACTACAACGGTAAATTAATTATCGAAAATACTGCTACTGTCTAA